AGGGTTTTTAAAACCCCGCCAAAAATATAGTTTCTGATTTAGGTATTTTAGTTGCTTTTTTTTGGGTCCATTTTGATTGAGCCTTTTCTTTTTTTGAGAATCTTCTTTACTTGCTTTGTGATTTTCCCtctatttctttttttccctttttcttactTTTTTATCAATAGTATTCTTAGTTTCGAATTTGTAAAATTTAAGCTGCTTTTGCTTTGATTTTGCAGTTCCTGCATGCGTGTGGATGATCTATAGCCTCCATTTTAGCGAAACATAGTTATAATTTAAGTTTTGGGGGTTCTTTGTTAGTGCCAAAAATAAATGTCGTTCCGAAGTATGGTTAACGATGTGAGGGATGCTTTGGGGAGCTTATCTAGGCGTAGTTTGGAGGTGAGATTTCCTGGTCATCATAAGGGAAAATCTAATGGTTCAGTGCTTGAATTGAATGATGAGCCCATGGTTATCCAGAATAGCCGCTGGGCGAGCCTTCCGCCAGAGCTGTTGCGTGATGTGATCAAGAGATTGGAAGCGAGTGAGAGCAACTGGCCTGCTCGCAAGCATGTTGTTGCTTGTGCTGCAGTATGCAGGTCATGGAGGGAAATGTGCAAAGAAATTGTTAGATGTCCCGAGTTCTCCGGGAAAATCACCTTTCCAGTTTCTCTGAAGCAGGTAATATCTCTAATTAATAATGATCTTTTGTCTTGCATATAATTAATTGATTAGTAATGTGTTTATGAGGGTTCTTGATCGGTATAAGCGAATGTTTGCATGTGTATTATATTATCCAGTTGAATTTCCGATTATATACAGTGGTGACTGACGAAGTGTTCTTTTGTTAATCAACCACAGCCTGGGTCAAGGGATGGAACCATTCAATGCTTCATTAAGAGAGACAAATCTAATTTAACTTATCACCTTTTCCTTTGCCTTAGTCCTGGTAAGCTACTCGATCAGCCTCGCCCTTAAATTCTTTGGCTTGGTCTTGAGACCTTGACTTTCCTTTGGTGTTTGTATCTGTATCTTGGGTGCCCCTGGGCAATACTACTGATTAACTTTTATGGTTTTACCACTAATATTCTATGGTGACAAGTATAACTCTATGTGGTTAAATAATGTTTGTTTGTCTGTTATTATCTTGTTTCTTAAGATGCTAATATAGCTGCAAAAAGCATCCTACAACTGCAGTACTAATTTTTTGACTCCTATCTTTTTCCCTTTGTTGGCATAAATTCATCTTCTAGCTGTTGGGGTAAATACTTCTTGATTATCAGTAAGTTGAAAGTTGAGACCTTGTCAGTCtgctttcatttgattttcttgtTGATTCCTCCGGTCTAGCTAAGTTTTAACTGTTTTGACAAGACAATCTTTTCTACTAATGACTCTAAACTTCACTTTTGTCAAATTTGAGCCACTTGATTCAGAAGTTGAGAGCCTGTTGAGaaaaaaacattattttcatCTTATTGTGATGAAATCTCCCCAAATACTCGTTTGCTACAGCTCCTGTTATTTCTTTTGGCAAATGCATGATTTCTTTCTGCAAGTTAGACAGTTTGGTTCCAAGTATAAGTGTAATCTGGCTATGAGTAGATTTTCTGTTGTCATCCTATATGAACTGTGGGTCAGCTCTGTTATGCAAATAGAATTCTCATCTTCAAGTTTGTAGTTTATAGCTGGTTGTTtacttcaaacttttaaaaaatccATGTATACATTGAACCGGGTTCAAATGTCATTCTCTGCTGGAATAAGCTGAACCTTTACATGGATCTCTGTGCAACTTAAATAATGTCTTGTTGGTCATCTTTGCTTCATTGTGGCCTGGGATCATTAtcattggtatatatatatattctttaatttCCCTGCTGCTAGGTGAATAATTTCTCTGATTTTGTTTCCTTAATTCTAACTAGCTGTAGATAGCAATTTATCATGGCTTTAGCTGTCTGGTGTACTATTCTGACCGGCTTGCCTATGGAGAACAATTTCTTGCTTTCAATTTACCATTTGTAATTGCGTATCTGACCTTAATCTTCTATATTTCTCATTGCAGCTTTGCTTGTTGAAAATGGGAAGTTTCTTCTTTCTGCAAAACGGACCCGTAGAACTACTTGCACAGAGTATGTAATCTCTATGGATGCAGATAACATATCCAGATCTAGCAGCACATACATTGGAAAACTCAGGTGGGATATCTAATTCCTAAATAATCTATCTATCTACTTGCAGCGAATGCACTCTTATCCCactttttatatgtaatttttgCAACTTCAGGTCCAACTTTCTTGgtaccaaattcataatttatGACACGCAACCTCCATACAACAATGCTCAGCTTTCACCACCTGGCCGAAGCCGAAGGTTCTATTCGAAAAAAGTCTCCCCAAAGGTTCCTACCGGTAGCTACAACATTGCTCAGGTTTCATATGAGCTAAATGTCCTAGGTACTAGGGGACCTCGTAGGATGCATTGCAGTATGTACTCAATTCCTGCCTCAGCTGTTGAGCCAGGTGGCATTGTCCCTGGTCAACCGGAGCTTATCCCTCGATCCCTTGAAGACTCATTTAGGAGCATCTCTTTCTCAAAGTCAATTGACAACTCATCCGAGTTTAGTAGTGCCAGATTCTCAGACATTGTTGGAACCCGTGATGAAGAGGATGAAGGGAAGGATAGGCCATTGATACTGAGGAACAAAGCACCAAGATGGCATGAACAGTTACAATGTTGGTGCCTGAACTTCCGGGGACGTGTAACCGTTGCATCTGTGAAGAATTTTCAGCTGATTGCTGCAAACCAACCAGCAGCCGGAGCGCCAACACCATCGCAGCCAGCCCAATCAGACCACGACAAGATAATTCTCCAGTTTGGTAAAGTTGGGAAGGACATGTTTACCATGGATTACAGATATCCACTGTCAGCATTTCAGGCATTTGCCATCTGCCTGAGCAGCTTTGACACCAAATTGGCATGTGAATAGATGAAAAAAGTGACAAATGTTGAGCAAATACAACATTTAGCTCGGTATTAAGTCTCTTTTTACTTTCTAGAAATTGATAGGATGGGGTGTTGCATGCAGTGTTATTGTACAATTGGCAGCCAGAAACTGGCAAAAAGGACACGAAAACATTTGTTCacctttctttccattttctcttCCTCGTTGCATTTTCATTTTGTCTCTTTTGGGATAGATTGCTGTATTCTGTTGTTTCAGTCTTTGAAAATTATGTGAAAACAACAGTTGAGAGTCGGAAGTAAAAGTCTAGTACGTTCATGGATGCACCGTTTTATTTAAGATGTTATCCTGCTCATcagaataaattaattttatattattaataggaGGGTCGCAGGAGAAAAGATTCCCATCGCATAGTGCAGTCCAAATTCCATGCATGTCTTTTTTATGCTGTCGGCCTCTTCTTTTGAATTGAAACCTGGTGGCAGCAAAGCATTAGTTAGGAAAATTCTTGTACTCAGATCAGACGCCAAAACATATTCCTTCTGACAACAAAAACTTCCACTCACGTATTATCATGTTCCTCCCTATAATTACCAGGTCCGACTTATATCCTATGTGTTGGTATTTTGATTGAGTGGTAGACAATGACGACAGATTTTGACATGTTTGTATATATCTATTTCCAGTGTTTGTTGGTGTATGTATTGTATTGTACTGTTGCATTTGTTTTGGAATCAAAATTGGGCAATAGGTATAACTATTCCTTTTTGCAGGCTTTAAGGTGTCTGACGACCATACTACCAAGAGTGGgtcctttgtttttgttttcattattttaacaactttcataattttcttttttataatgattttggttTCAAACACATATTTTCTTTTCGGAAATGCAAACTTAAAGACATCATTGAAGTACACAATGCCAAACAGCAGTAGTAGTATAGGGAAAACAATGAAACATCACACAAATTTTCCAACCCAAACGCATAACTTTTTACTTCTCCATTTAATTTCGTCTCTTTTAGctcttatatttgtatttttttatcaaatcacttaaaaaataatataaaattaacatttgttaactttgttgatgtgacaCACTCGTGAATTGTCACATAGATGATAtgtcatcatttaattaattttttaatttaaaaaaattaaaaataatttttaaaataaatttaattatttgtaattttaaaaaatattttttaaattttttaaattaaaaaaagttaattaaatccTGGTATATTATCCACATTTGTAAAATtgaaaaactttaatttttttcatctatttttgggtgatttgccaaaaaaatacaaatttaaaaacaaaaaaaaattaataattaaatatttctttataaaatttaaaattcaaataattcattataaatttaataattcctATGTATAAACAATATGATTCAAATTAAATTACGACCACAATTAATTACGGTGGTAATAATGGCGAGAAACAATTTTTAAAAGTCGAATTacagaattgaattgaaatttgatGATGTATTTTATTCACAATATATCATGCTAAAAAGTTGGTTGAAGGTTGaataagaaaatattaataaaaatcattctaggcatattttattttatttataaaagaaattgtatgtgatatatgatatttaaatatttaaccattgaatttatgttaaatttgtaCCATTTAATAAAGTTGAAGAATTCTTGTGTGTTGGCCTGATTACTGGGGTATTCATCGCCCTGAGTGTGGTTTGAGTTTAAGTCGCATTACTGTTAGGGCTTTGTCCTCctcttgtaattcaccaaaaatacaAAAGCTCAAAATTAGTTATTAATtcctatattatatatatccaaACAATAGTAGTTAAatctatttattaaatttcatttttagtcTTAACTATGCATAAAATTGTAACTTCAGTTCACACTatctaattttattattcttaggtcatatattttttaagttttgaatttcaattttgaCACGAAAGTTGTGAAtccattaaatattttttttggggaGTAAGTAGTTTATAATCTCACATGCGTGACATGTGATTtgtacatttaatattttaattaattttaaaaaataatgtatttctaattattgtaattagtataaattatttttatttaatatgttgaaaaacaattaaaatatattagtttttaacaattcaaatattacaataataataataatttcaaatcatattaaaccatttttaCCATATGGACAATATATATTTACttcatataattaataaaaaaattattcaaaataataaataataaaaattataaatatatttaatcattcaaacatagtactaataaaaaaaaattctaatcacAGTGTAAACTATAAAAGAATGATATAACGTACATTATACTATTCACTATTCactatttagtttttattttttattagttaataaATTCACTATAATAATAtcctatataatatataattaatattatataaatatatttttatattttttatacattaaataaaatattattatatcaacaattaaaattaaagtaatataaattttattttttacttattaatggaaatataatattttaaatataaagtaattcaatattaaatttaaattatttattgtataCAATATTATGTAATAAAAATGTCCTAATTGGGGTAAGAATTATTATTTATAggtatgataaattttaatatgaagtatttatttaatcaaattaaaattcttatttgtaaatgtgataaatctcataaataaaaaataaaatgacaagttcaataatataatgaataacaAATGTTATATTGATCGGTTCAAAAGTTTCTCGAAATTTGTAATTATAGGCAGAgattatagaatatgaaaatagTAAGGTAACATGATATGTTTGccgcatgaaaattttgaaataacaaaacttaattaatttaaaattcaggGACAAATTTAGGATTTTACTCAAAGGAGGACAAAACTTTTAAATCTAGACGACCTTTTTTTTAACGTAAAAAAGAGACAATTCTTCccgaataatttttttcttatccaACAAATTAAAAGCATGAACGATTTAACTgtaacaaaattaaaagcaaaaatcacattatataaaattaaatatttctttccaaTACACAGAAAAAGAATAACTaatactataataaaaaattcacaaatatcattataattcaaaaaattaaatttaaaacactTGGCCTTAGTCCCATTTCTCAATACTAGACAGCCTAAATTGCACCCTCCGCTTTTTCATAAGAACGAATTCATCAATGATAGAATCTATTAAAAATTCTCGAGCTATCTATTTTTCAATGTATGCCACCAagtaagttaaaaaaaatcattatccaTTTTGTTGCAAAACATTGTCTTCACAATTTTCATGGCTGAAAATGCTCGTTTAATTGTTGCAGTAAACACGAGAAGGGTTGGCACAAGACGAATAATTCTATCAAGAAGAGGATAAATACTTGACTTATTTGTCTTAGCTAGCACTTGACACAACTTGTCAACTGTAGAAGTTTTCTGTAGCTCCGTGCTTTGATGAGCATCGAGTTAAAAATGCTCCAATTGAATCTTCATGTGTAGCTTTTCTTGTTTCTTAAAATCGTCCAGATAAAAATCATTTATAAGCTTGCAGATATCTTCCACCTGAAAAGCTTTGTAATTATCGCGTAGATCCAAAGCGGAGCTAAGAACAAGTAACTCTACTACCTCATCATTAAAGCgagaatttatttttgttaacaaTGAATCGGTACTAGCAATGAATATATCAAACCGACAGTGATGCTCAATAGTGAGGTTATCTCTTTAGATGCCAGTATGAGTATGggccaaattaattaattttaaaatttggcttTAAAGTCTATATTAGGCCTCTAAATTTAGTCATTCAAAGCCCATCAtacattaatatttgattattattattattaaagttatataattaaaaacaaaagaaatattttattaatataaagtaTTACCTTATGGCTTAAAATGGCGAATTTTATAAATACAATTTGATCAAGGGGGACAAATGTTATACAATGTGGACACTAAATctaaaatacataataatttatatataattcgaaaatataaaaattctaagCCCCCTCGATCCATCCTTGTTAACATCCATCACTCCCTTGTCTATGTGGTATAGTTAAGATTATAGTGCCTTCGAAATGttaactattcaatttagtctcttttaacttttatttaaacGTAACAATTGCAATTTTGACCcctttttttaaagtttaaaaatcaatttaagtCATTTTGATACAATTTTTTTAGCTTTGGCTCTCCAAAAGTTTTTTGTTTTATCTTAGCATCAATCACATAACTCTTGGCTTTGGCCCTACATGTATTAAAATTGGCCAAATTAAGATATATGAACTAAACAAACAACTTATACATAGTAATAAGGATTAATGGTAGaatttaaccttaataaaaaagtgttttgttaaaattttttgatgTTATTCCTAAACTACCCATGAAACCCTCCCTCAAACCCTTTAAGtagaatgatataatcatgttcatACCAACCTTTTTTAATTATTGCAATAATAATGATGCAAGTTAAACCAAAACTTATTtagcattaaaaataattattaatacagGAAATTGGGTGACCTctgataataaaaaatttttgaaacttcGCAATGAGCTGGGTTTGTAGTGTGAATGGAAAATGATATATGTAAGaatgtaatatttttttgaaaattgtgGAAGAAAATAGAATTGTTTTGCACTCAAGTTAAATTTTTAAGCGTACAACATAATACTCTTACAATTAGAAAAAAAGAATTATTGGCAAAAATGTGagattaaaatgtatatatatttaaaaattacctTTATAGATTAATTGATGATCAAAATCTACATTAAATGCATAATTATTATTTAcggtaaataaatttttaaagtttacacttacaaatataaatacaaatCCCGAACCAGTAGAATCAAATTATTATAGTAAAGTtagatataaatataaatatatctaaataaatataatcaaattatTACAGTATAAATagacaaaaaattgaaaaaaattcaaaacaagcCAATTAATCAAACTAAAGCTCACATATAACATTAGCACATAGTGAgattttaaaacccatttgggtaaaaaaatattatgtattgTCAATGAATTGGTCAATTCAATAATGTTTTTGATCGGTATTGTTTTGGTTACTTctcatgaataatttttttaattagtataataacacatttaatcattaatacattCTATCAcattaattcaacaaatttatcatcaccatcatcatcatctttcttTTTACACATAACCattttttcgttttattttattaaaagccatcaattattttttaaaagaacaaaGTCCATACCCTTCATTCTCCTCTCTTGTTTTTTTATAATCACTGTTACAACGGATTTGTTTGAATATCCAAAACTAGAAATCAAGCCCCTTGAGATCTTTTAAACCCATCACCTCCTTGATTTTGGCCTATCACTCTTCGAATTTCTCAAAAATTGCTTCAACGCTAAGTTTTTGGTTTGACCCGAAGCCTTTGGGATTCGATTAAGGATTGTGGTGAGTTCAAGTTGGTGTGGGTGATTTGATTAGGTCAAGTTGGCTTCCACTTGTTAatgttttttgattttttttctaccATCGGAATAAATTTTCTATGATGGGGCCGACAGTGGTACCATtaccccttttttttttgaaaataattactaattttattttgggtttaaaagaaatttaacaaataataaattttatttgatgaaaatttaaataaattaaaacttaaatgaCATGTTACATATTAATTGATTTTCTTAATCTACATGTCAGTTCTTGATTGGTTAGACTtgctacataattaaaaaaagaaaatatgtttatggactaaatttataaaatctatAACTATGgattgttaaatttgttgaattatttaaatttatgacTAGAATTATAGAAACTATAAGTATTGAGAACTAAATGCATTGTTGTATCAATTAGAAAAGGTCATGCCATTATTTTGGTTAACGATTTATGAAGAGTGACCAAaacaaaatcactaaaaacattagtgatgaaattgaaaatttttataatttgat
The sequence above is drawn from the Gossypium hirsutum isolate 1008001.06 chromosome A05, Gossypium_hirsutum_v2.1, whole genome shotgun sequence genome and encodes:
- the LOC107914107 gene encoding tubby-like F-box protein 8 (The RefSeq protein has 4 substitutions compared to this genomic sequence), which translates into the protein MSFRSIVNDVRDALGSLSRRSLEVRLPGHHKGKSNGSVLELNDEPMVIQNSRWASLPPELLRDVIKRLEASESNWPARKHVVACAAVCRSWREMCKEIVRCPEFSGKITFPVSLKQPGSRDGTIQCFIKRDKSNLTYHLFLCLSPALLVENGKFLLSAKRTRRTTCTEYVISMDADNISRSSSTYIGKLRSNFLGTKFIIYDTQPPYNNAQLSPPGRSRRFYSKKVSPKVPTGSYNIAQVSYELNVLGTRGPRRMHCSMYSIPASAVEPGGIVPGQPELIPRSLEDSFRSISFSKSIDNSSEFSSARFSDIVGTRDEEDEGKDRPLILRNKAPRWHEQLQCWCLNFRGRVTVASVKNFQLIAANQPAAGAPTPSQPAQSDHDRIILQFGKVGKDMFTMDYRYPLSAFQAFAICPSSFDTKLACE
- the LOC107914107 gene encoding tubby-like F-box protein 8 isoform X1: MSFRSMVNDVRDALGSLSRRSLEVRFPGHHKGKSNGSVLELNDEPMVIQNSRWASLPPELLRDVIKRLEASESNWPARKHVVACAAVCRSWREMCKEIVRCPEFSGKITFPVSLKQPGSRDGTIQCFIKRDKSNLTYHLFLCLSPALLVENGKFLLSAKRTRRTTCTEYVISMDADNISRSSSTYIGKLRSNFLGTKFIIYDTQPPYNNAQLSPPGRSRRFYSKKVSPKVPTGSYNIAQVSYELNVLGTRGPRRMHCSMYSIPASAVEPGGIVPGQPELIPRSLEDSFRSISFSKSIDNSSEFSSARFSDIVGTRDEEDEGKDRPLILRNKAPRWHEQLQCWCLNFRGRVTVASVKNFQLIAANQPAAGAPTPSQPAQSDHDKIILQFGKVGKDMFTMDYRYPLSAFQAFAICLSSFDTKLACE